The Lolium perenne isolate Kyuss_39 chromosome 6, Kyuss_2.0, whole genome shotgun sequence genome segment TACTGTAGcgagacttttgtttcttagctttctttttttgtttttagctgtgtgcatccgtagtgctattaaggtggtgcgttgttgcagaggctaggtgtaattggtatcttcttgatattaatatatttcctttatcgatTTTTTTTTATTTCGACGCACTACATGTATGAATTTGCCGTGAGTATGTGTCATGGCAAACTGACGGCTCACGGAAAAACAGGACTCCGTCTGCGCACAGCTGCTCACGGCAAACTATTGCAACTCCGTAGTACTACATGTTGCGATCGAAGCGAATTTTCTGTTCCGTCTGCGCTCGACTCGGAAACACTAACGACTCGCAACCCCGTGTATATAGATCGAGACAGACACCGTCACCTCGACCGCACCCAATCCAACTTTCGATCGAAAGCGCAGGTCCAGATCTTCTCCCACCCTGCTAAGTCCTCGATCCTTCATGATTTTTTCAAAAACCTTCTTGGTCAGCCTATTCACACTTCCAGCTCCCTCAACCTTTTCGCCCTTGTGGCGTCTTCTTCCCTCACCTCGGCCCAAGCTGCCTCTTTGGTCCGGCCTTTCTCTCTTGACGAAATTAGGGTCGCTCTTTTCTCTATGAACGATACCTCCAGCCCTGGTCCGGATGGCCTTGGTCCGGCCTTTTACAAGCGCCATTGGGACTTGGTGAAGCATGATCTGCTTGAGTCTCTCACTGCCTTCCACTCTCTATCCACTGATCTCAGGCCCATCAACAAGTCCCACATTGTCCTTCTCCCTAAAAAAGAGGGCGCTAACAAACCTGACAACTTCCGTCCCATATCTCTTCAAAACTGTTGCCTCAAGGTCCACACCAAGTGCCTCACTCTTCGCCTTTGGGAGCTTATCCCCTTCTTGGTTCACCCAGACCAGACGGGCTTTATTTCCGGACGCTCTATTGCTGAAAACTTTGTCTACGCTGCTGACATCGTCCAAGCTTGCCATAAgcgcaacgcccctgctgctgtctTTAAGCTGGACTTCCGTAAGGCCTTCGACTCTATCTGCTGGGATGCTTTGGACAAAATCCTTCTGGCAAAAGGATTCCCTGAAATCTGGCGCTCCTGGATCCGGATGCTCAATGAATCCAGCCAAACCGCTGTGCTTCTCAACGGCATTCCTGGACGCTGGATCCAATGCCGCAGGGGGCTGCGACAAGGTGACCCCCTCTCCCCCTTCCTCTTCAACATTGTCGCGGATGTTCTCCAGCAAATGCTCCTCCAAGCCTCTAGGGAAGGCTTGCTCCTTCATCCCCTCGTTGATGATCTGCTGTGCCCGGTGCTTCAGTACGCTGACGACACCCTTATCATCATCAGGGCCATTCCTGAACATGTGGCCCACCTCAAGGCGGTGTTGGATTCCTTTTCGGCCGCTACGGGTTTGGTCATCAACTTCCACAAGAGCACCTTTGTCCCCATTAAGACCGACGATCAATCTGCCTCTCACATGGCTTCCACCTTCGGCTGCGCTGTCTCCTCCTTCCCCCAGACCTACCTCGGCCTTCCGCTGTCTACTCACAAGCTTCGCCTTGCTGACTTCGCTCCCATTATGACTAAAAGTGACATGCGGCTGTCTGGATGGCGAGGTCGCTGCCTCCCCATTGGCGGTCGCCTGCTTTTAGTCAACTCGGTTCTGACATCTATGCTTGCTCATGCTATGAGCGCCGGCATTCTGCCTGCTGGGGTGGTGGAAGCCATCGACAAGCGGCGTCGCTCCTTCCTCTGGACGGGTGAGGAGACTTGCAATGGAGGGCAATGCAAGGTGGCTTGGACCGAAGTCTGCACCCCCAAAAAATTCGGGGGCCTTGGAGTGCTCTCCCTGCAGGCTCAGAATGCCGCGCTTCTGTCCAAGTTCCTGACTAAGATGCACTCAACCTCCTCTGCGCCTTGGGCCTCCTGGTTCCGGCGTAATTATGGATGGAGCGCCTCTAGAGACCTTGGAGACCATCACTACCTCGACACCCCCATCTGGAAAGACATCGTTGCTGGCCTCAACACCTTCAGAGATATCTCATCTCATCTGATCTTTGGTTCGAGTCATCCCCCCTCAACCTTCGTTTCCCCCACCTCTTCTCCCACACCACCCGTCCCAATATTAGTGTAGCTACCGCTCTCTCCTCTAGCCTTAGTCTCTCCCTCGTGCCTCGCCTCACTGAGGTCGCTATGACCGAGCTTCGTACCCTCACCACCGCCCTAGGCTCTGTGGTGCTTCGCCTCGACGTCCCGGATTTACGTGTTAGCCGCCTCACTAACAACTTGCTTACAAACAAGAATTTCTATTCCAGTTTTTTCAGCAACCTGCAGTTGGACGACATTGCGACGAAGGTTTGGAGGAGTGCAGCACCCCTAAAGTGCAAGATCTTCTGCTGGCTTGCTAGGAAAAAGCGTCTCCCCACCAATGAACGGCGCTTCCGCCACCACCTTGGCACCTCTGCTACCTGCCTCTCGTGCCCCGGAGATGAAGACACTGACCACCTCTTGCTTCACTGCCCTAGGGCCAGTGAAATCTGGAGGCTCTTCCACCGCGACTTCGACGACCATGACTATGCCACCTTCCCTGACTTCTGGCTTCTACGCTGCCGCACTTACGAGGAGACGACCATCAACACCGCCATCGCTTGGAGCATTTGGAAGCGGAGAAACGCCCTCACCTTCAACGGCGTCATTGAGGACATCTCCATGGTTGCCCAGCGCTGCCTCGAGGACATCCGGCTCTGGGCTTTTAGATGCACTACCCCTGCTTCCTCTCATCTTCTTAATTCTTGGTGTAACGGCTATGATCCTCCCTGAGATCCTCCATCCCCCCCCCTCTCTTGCTCCCTCCCCACCCCATACCTCCTTTGCTTGCTTGTAATGTTCCCCTGTACAACTTTGCCTTGATGATATGAAAGTTCAGGCTGGCGTAAGCCCGCCGTAGTccaggtcaaaaaaaaaaaaaaagatctgcGTTGGATGAACGATGACGTGGCTGGTGCGATCGAAAAGATTCTGAGGACGAGGTCTGCGCAGGTCCCCATCCGCAAGCTCAAGGTCAGGTTCCTCCTGAGGATCCGCGACTGTCTCTCCATCGGCAACTCCGTCGCCCTCGCCGCGGCGACCCAGAAACTCGACGCCGCCGAGTTCGAAATCTCGACGCAGGAAACTTGGTGCAACGCTGACGAGCTCGTGTCCTACGCGAAACAGTTTAATGCTTTCTTCGGCGCTTGTCCGGATGCATTCGCTGCTCTCACGCGGCTCCATCTGCAAGATATGAGGCTTGGGGAATCGGACCTGCGCGGCATCCTTTGCACCTGCAAGCGGCTGGAGTCCTTGGGTTTATACCAGTGCGACGCGGGGATTGGTTCAGTGCTGCAAATAGAACACGCCACGCTCGTTGAGCTCGACATCAACCATGGGTCGTTCAGGACGGTGCGACTCAACTGTCTACCAAAGCTCGAACGGTTGACCTATGCTAATTGGCTCTCTAATGAAAATCCGTTGGTTCTTTGTTCTGTCCCTCGGCTCTCGAAGCTAAACCTCAAGCATATATGTCGTTCCGACATGACCATCATGCTAAGCGATGTGCTTGCCAAGGCCCCTTCCATAACGGATCTGCTTCTTGATTTTCGAAGTGAAAAGGTACTCACCCAAATCATCCCTATCTCATTCTTACTTCTTATTGTTTTGGCGTAGTCTCATTCCCATTCTGAGTAGAAACTTCCTTTCTATCATTTAATTGAAGGTGTCATTTATACAGAACGTGCACATGTGTTATTAATTTGTTTTGTCTGTTCCAGATTTGGGTTCGACCACAACACCCAGAATTGCTCGCACAATTTCTCAGTAAACTACGGACCGTGAATCTCGACAATATTCGCGAGGGGTGTAGTATTTCTTGGACAAGCTTCATCCTTGAAGCTGCACCATCCCTAGAAGAGCTTAGCGTCACAGCATGGGAACATAAGTGTCAAGTGAAGTCACACCACAGTCACCCCCAAAAGACAAATGTAGAGTGGGAGCCATCTAGAGCTGATTTCAAGCACATGAATCTGATCAAGCTAACTATACATGGCTTTGACTGCATGAACAACTTCATGGGATACGTCAGACGTTTCTTGGAAGCTGCGGTGAACATCAAGGAGGTATTTCTGCATGATAGGAAGGTTTCCGAGATTTGCACTGACGACTTGGATGGTCCTGAGGTTGAGGCACATCTGTCGAGATGTCCACGAAGCAGTGAGGAGAAGGATTTGTTAAGGAATAAGATTTTAGAGGGTCTAGTGATATCTTCTTCTGTTGTGATTCACTTCCGGCCCTCATGCTATGTTTCACTTCCGGTCATGAGGTCTCCTAGACGATGTAATAGATGATGTAACTATTCTTGCAATTAAATAAAGTGCCACAAGCTATTCCCTAAAAAAAACATGCGACAGAAATCAACAATTCCTGCGTTTTATAATATGTTTGTACTTTGCTCAAAAAATTAAATCAAGTCTAGAAGCAGTTACACGCCTG includes the following:
- the LOC139832716 gene encoding uncharacterized protein gives rise to the protein MTELRTLTTALGSVVLRLDVPDLRVSRLTNNLLTNKNFYSSFFSNLQLDDIATKVWRSAAPLKCKIFCWLARKKRLPTNERRFRHHLGTSATCLSCPGDEDTDHLLLHCPRASEIWRLFHRDFDDHDYATFPDFWLLRCRTYEETTINTAIAWSIWKRRNALTFNGVIEDISMVAQRCLEDIRLWAFRCTTPASSHLLNSWCNGYDPP
- the LOC127309798 gene encoding uncharacterized protein produces the protein MNDDVAGAIEKILRTRSAQVPIRKLKVRFLLRIRDCLSIGNSVALAAATQKLDAAEFEISTQETWCNADELVSYAKQFNAFFGACPDAFAALTRLHLQDMRLGESDLRGILCTCKRLESLGLYQCDAGIGSVLQIEHATLVELDINHGSFRTVRLNCLPKLERLTYANWLSNENPLVLCSVPRLSKLNLKHICRSDMTIMLSDVLAKAPSITDLLLDFRSEKIWVRPQHPELLAQFLSKLRTVNLDNIREGCSISWTSFILEAAPSLEELSVTAWEHKCQVKSHHSHPQKTNVEWEPSRADFKHMNLIKLTIHGFDCMNNFMGYVRRFLEAAVNIKEVFLHDRKVSEICTDDLDGPEVEAHLSRCPRSSEEKDLLRNKILEGLVISSSVVIHFRPSCYVSLPVMRSPRRCNR